The genomic stretch TTATTGACGAAATCTGCCAGGAAGAACCGTGCGAATACCTGAAGAAGAAGAGCTTTGTCATTATCAGCCTGGGACTTTTTCTGGCTACTATTCTCGCCATGTCCTTCCGCGAGGTAATTGGCTATAATCTGGGCTTCATTGCCCTTACTGGTATGAGCCTGCTGGTCATCATCAATGAGATCTTTGCCCGTCACTTAGGCGGGCCTTCTTTTGATGATATACTCAGGGAGATTGACTGGAAGGCTTTGTTCTTTTATATTGTCCTCTTCGTACTGGTGGGGGCTATTCACCATGTCGGTATCATCAAGATGATTGCCGATGCCCTGGCACCTTATTTCCAGCAGAATCTCATTCTTGGTTCCAGCCTGCTCTACTGGGTTACTGCCCCGATAGTAGGCATCGTGGAGCATGATGCCTATATCCTGGTCTTTCTCTATCTGATTCGGGACCTGGCTCCCTCGTTGGGTATCAGCCCGTGGCCGCTGGGCTGGGCGCTGCTCTGGGCAGGCACTCTGGGCAGTAACCTGACCATCGCCGGGGCTCCGGCCCTCTTCGTCGCCCAGGGTCTGGCAGAAAGGGAGGGAGGCAGCAAAGTGCGGTTGAGAGAGTTTTTCAGCTATTCCGTACCTTTCGTCGTGTTCAGCCTGGTGGTTCAGTACATTCTTACCCTGATTTTCTGGATAATACCTTTTGCGTTTTAGATCGCCGTAACCTCCCCACTGACCACGTTTCGTGGCTCTATGTGTCCCTGGTATGATGCCATTAAACGCTTCTCCTTCTACCTTGAAAATGACTGGAAGAACAGGGCATCTAAGAGGAGAGAGGACTATCTTCCATATTGAATGTCATTGCGAGGAGCACGTTCACTTCGCTCAGTATGGCAATCCGGGAGGGGTTGCAGCTTCCCCACCACATGAGATTGCTTCGCCCTCGGGCTGAACTCGGGCTGAAGCCCTCGGGACTTCGGCGTGAGCTCAGTCGAACGCTGAACTCGGGCTGAAGCCTTCCGCCTATAACGGAATCGTCTCGCAATGACACCGCCAACCAAAACCGAATAATACCTTTCAGACTGCAAAAACTCGAAATCAAGCGCTGCCATCAAGGACGCCGGCTCGTCTCACGCCACAGGGCGGCTAATTCTGTTATAAGATAAATTGCGTATGACTACGTATTCCCTGAAGAGAGGAAAGAAGATAAACTATATAAAGAGTTGCTTGATTTAGCGTGGCTGGGAGACCCCGGAGCTTCCGAGAAGGCCTGATGTCTTTATGATTGGCGGCCTGCGGGCAAGGGAGAAGACCGTGAAAAAGTCAACCTCTTTCAACGAAGACCAGCTTGAAGCTCTGAGACGTAGAGGTGAGGCCGCGGGCATCTCGCGGCGCAGGTTCGTCACCTTGCTCGGTGGTGCGAGCGCTGCTGGGAGTTTTCCTTCGAGGCGCGGCCGGGCGATATGACAATCATCCCGCGGGCGATTTATGAAAAAGGGGATATGCAGTATGACATCCCGCAGCAAAAATGGAACCAACTCGGGTATGCCTTCGGCGCTATGGTGCCCCACCCGGTCAGGGTGGTATAAAGGTAAGCCTGTGCTCTACGCCTTGACCTTGGTGATCCTTTTGGCTCCGGTCATC from Dehalococcoidales bacterium encodes the following:
- a CDS encoding SLC13 family permease gives rise to the protein MMEPIVAITLVIFLVTIGLIIWGKWDRTVVGIIGVVLMVMVGTMAETEAFGFVDWNIIAILFSIWIIAAYFSDTGVPQFLAITILRRSGKNVGIFLFWLGILAGFISMLIDNVVIILMMAPVIFHVTKKLKLNSFPFLITVGLAANFMGTALLLGDLPPQMFHSVTGIEFNEFIWQMGRPSSFPLLTATFLATMFFMYRYKLRKLFPPMDAAVIDEICQEEPCEYLKKKSFVIISLGLFLATILAMSFREVIGYNLGFIALTGMSLLVIINEIFARHLGGPSFDDILREIDWKALFFYIVLFVLVGAIHHVGIIKMIADALAPYFQQNLILGSSLLYWVTAPIVGIVEHDAYILVFLYLIRDLAPSLGISPWPLGWALLWAGTLGSNLTIAGAPALFVAQGLAEREGGSKVRLREFFSYSVPFVVFSLVVQYILTLIFWIIPFAF